One genomic segment of Ancylobacter sp. IITR112 includes these proteins:
- a CDS encoding BtpA/SgcQ family protein: protein MVFECFGAKKKVVIAMAHIGALPGAPLYDADGGLDKLIEGVLADVEKLQAGGVDAIMFGNENDRPYVFKGSPASIAAMSAIVQSVKPSLKVPFGVNYLWDPVATVAIGAVTGASFVREIFTGLFASDMGLWEPNCAEAARLRHDLKRDDMKMLFNINAEFAHSLDQRPIELRAKSAVFSSLADAILVSGPITGQPADQSHLKKVAETVKDVPIFANTGVNIDNIRDIFSVASGVVIGTHFKVDGNTWNAVEQARVSRFMDVVNAIR from the coding sequence ATGGTTTTCGAGTGTTTCGGCGCCAAGAAGAAGGTCGTCATCGCCATGGCGCATATCGGCGCCCTGCCCGGCGCGCCGCTCTATGATGCCGATGGCGGCCTCGACAAGCTGATCGAGGGCGTGCTCGCCGATGTCGAGAAGCTGCAGGCCGGCGGCGTCGACGCCATCATGTTCGGCAATGAGAACGACCGGCCCTACGTGTTCAAGGGCTCGCCCGCTTCCATCGCCGCCATGTCCGCCATCGTGCAGTCGGTGAAGCCGAGCCTCAAGGTGCCGTTCGGCGTCAACTATCTCTGGGATCCCGTCGCCACCGTCGCCATCGGCGCGGTCACCGGCGCCAGCTTCGTGCGCGAGATCTTCACCGGCCTGTTCGCCTCCGACATGGGGCTGTGGGAGCCGAACTGCGCCGAGGCGGCGCGGCTGCGCCACGACCTCAAGCGCGACGACATGAAGATGCTGTTCAACATCAATGCCGAGTTCGCGCATTCGCTCGACCAGCGCCCGATCGAATTGCGCGCCAAGAGCGCCGTGTTCTCCTCGCTCGCCGACGCCATCCTCGTCTCCGGCCCGATCACCGGCCAGCCGGCCGACCAGTCGCATCTGAAGAAGGTGGCCGAGACGGTCAAGGACGTGCCGATCTTCGCCAATACCGGCGTCAATATCGACAATATCCGCGACATCTTCTCGGTCGCTTCGGGTGTCGTCATCGGCACCCATTTCAAGGTCGACGGCAACACCTGGAACGCGGTGGAACAGGCCCGGGTGTCGCGCTTCATGGATGTGGTGAACGCCATCCGCTGA
- a CDS encoding FGGY-family carbohydrate kinase produces MSCVLGLDIGTTSTIGLLLRLPGEILAVASRPVTLTSRHAGWAEEDATEWWENVCALTRELIARAGIDAAEISAVGVTGMLPAVVLLDEAGTLLRPSIQQSDGRCGAEVAELRAERDEAAFIAKAGNGINQQLVTAKLRWIARHEPEVFARIATVFGSYDYVNWRLTGERAVEQNWALEAGFVDVSRHEIDDDLVAWARLPRSAIPRKTASHEVMGHVSPEGAAATGLAIGTPVIGGAADMIASALGAGVTQRGDILLKFGGAIDVLVATDQVKPDPRLYLDYHLIPGLYMPNGCMATGGSGLNWFVRNFAGGEAAAAEKAGLSLHQHLDTLADARPAGADGLTVLPYFLGEKTPIHDPAARGVIDGLTLSHDIGHVWRALLEGYAYACAHHVEVLRDMGHSAGRVLVSDGGSHSRVWMQIVADVLQQPVHRLKGHPGSSLGAAWTAAVGIGAAEWGGISRFVEQDETLRPNPASAAIYAAGYARYRDLYRRLEGRPS; encoded by the coding sequence ATGAGCTGCGTCCTCGGCCTCGACATCGGCACCACCTCCACCATCGGCTTGCTGCTGCGGCTGCCGGGGGAGATTCTGGCTGTCGCCTCGCGGCCGGTGACGCTGACCTCGCGCCATGCCGGCTGGGCGGAAGAAGACGCCACGGAGTGGTGGGAGAATGTCTGCGCCCTCACCCGCGAACTTATCGCGCGCGCCGGCATCGACGCGGCGGAGATTTCCGCCGTCGGCGTCACCGGCATGCTGCCGGCGGTGGTGCTGCTGGACGAGGCGGGCACCCTCCTGCGCCCCTCCATCCAGCAGAGCGACGGGCGCTGCGGGGCGGAAGTGGCGGAACTGCGGGCCGAGCGCGACGAGGCCGCCTTCATCGCCAAGGCCGGCAACGGCATCAACCAGCAGCTCGTCACCGCCAAGCTGCGCTGGATCGCCCGCCACGAGCCGGAGGTGTTCGCCCGCATCGCCACCGTGTTCGGCTCCTATGATTATGTGAACTGGCGCCTCACCGGCGAACGGGCGGTGGAACAGAACTGGGCGCTGGAGGCCGGCTTCGTCGATGTCTCCCGCCACGAGATCGACGACGATCTCGTCGCCTGGGCCCGGCTTCCCCGCAGCGCCATCCCGCGCAAGACCGCCTCGCATGAGGTGATGGGCCATGTCTCGCCCGAGGGCGCGGCCGCCACGGGGCTTGCGATCGGCACGCCGGTGATCGGCGGCGCGGCCGACATGATCGCCTCGGCGCTCGGCGCCGGCGTCACCCAGCGCGGCGACATCCTGTTGAAGTTCGGCGGCGCCATCGACGTGCTGGTGGCCACCGACCAGGTGAAGCCGGACCCGCGGCTCTATCTCGATTATCACCTCATTCCCGGCCTCTATATGCCCAATGGCTGCATGGCGACCGGCGGTTCAGGGCTCAACTGGTTCGTGCGCAACTTCGCTGGCGGCGAGGCGGCGGCGGCGGAGAAAGCCGGGCTCAGCCTGCACCAGCATCTCGACACGCTCGCCGATGCCCGCCCCGCCGGCGCGGACGGGCTGACCGTGCTGCCTTATTTCCTCGGCGAGAAGACCCCGATCCACGACCCCGCCGCGCGCGGCGTCATCGACGGGCTCACCCTGTCGCACGATATCGGCCATGTCTGGCGGGCGCTCTTGGAAGGCTATGCCTATGCCTGCGCCCACCATGTCGAGGTGCTGCGCGACATGGGCCACAGCGCCGGCCGCGTGCTGGTGTCGGATGGCGGCTCGCATTCGCGCGTGTGGATGCAGATCGTTGCCGATGTGCTGCAGCAGCCGGTGCATCGGCTGAAAGGCCATCCCGGCTCCTCGCTCGGCGCGGCGTGGACGGCGGCGGTCGGCATCGGCGCGGCGGAGTGGGGCGGCATTTCCCGCTTTGTCGAGCAGGACGAGACCTTGCGGCCCAACCCCGCCTCTGCCGCGATTTATGCCGCCGGCTATGCCCGCTACCGCGATCTCTACCGTCGCCTCGAAGGCCGCCCCTCATGA
- a CDS encoding HAD family hydrolase: MSAPGFRAVAWDIDGTLIDSEPLHHRALLAACRALGSDLSDLPDQAFRGIHMGDVWKLVSPRLAAGVAEAEWAALIDAHYVGNRDSLIALPGAVATIRALEKLGVAQACVSNSSRSVVDANIAALGIADAIAFSLSLNDVAAGKPDPEPYRRACARLGLPPASVVAVEDSRSGALSARAAGLYVVGYTPSGGGFGEVDREIDRLEDLLALFG, translated from the coding sequence ATGAGCGCGCCGGGCTTCAGGGCGGTGGCCTGGGACATTGACGGCACGCTGATCGACAGCGAGCCGCTGCACCACCGCGCGCTGCTCGCCGCCTGCCGGGCGCTCGGCAGCGATCTCTCGGACCTGCCGGACCAGGCATTTCGCGGCATCCATATGGGCGATGTGTGGAAGCTGGTCTCCCCCCGCCTTGCCGCCGGGGTGGCGGAGGCCGAATGGGCGGCGCTGATCGACGCGCATTATGTCGGCAACCGCGACAGCCTGATCGCCCTGCCGGGCGCGGTCGCCACCATCCGCGCGCTGGAAAAGCTGGGCGTGGCGCAGGCCTGTGTCTCCAATTCCAGCCGCTCGGTGGTGGACGCCAACATCGCCGCGCTCGGCATCGCCGACGCCATCGCCTTCTCGCTCAGCCTCAACGACGTGGCGGCGGGCAAGCCCGACCCCGAGCCCTATCGCCGCGCCTGCGCCCGGCTCGGCCTGCCGCCAGCCAGCGTGGTGGCGGTGGAAGACAGCCGCTCCGGCGCGCTCTCCGCCCGTGCGGCCGGGCTCTATGTCGTCGGCTACACCCCGAGCGGCGGCGGCTTCGGCGAGGTCGATCGTGAGATCGACCGGCTGGAGGATTTGCTGGCGCTGTTCGGCTGA
- a CDS encoding aspartate aminotransferase family protein, protein MTRPNEQPERPILDLNAFSGATGTMLPDVAALVERRRRAFGSGSVLFYDEPLRILRAEGATIHASDGRAYLDFYNNVPTVGHCHPKVVEAVRAQIGSFNTHSRYLFDVAHDYAEKLLATFPAALSNVVLTCTGSESNDLALRLARKVSGGEGIIVTRAAYHGNTATVTEVSPSSYKTGAPPRHVRTVPPPDPALFGNDVAQGFADAVKAEIAALKADGIGFAGLLVDTIFSSDGVYADPPGFLKAAVEVARAAGGLFIADEVQPGFGRTGAGMWGFSRHGLVPDIVTMGKPMGNGYPMAGLVTRPEILDAFCADFGYFNTFAGSPAACAAGLAVLEAIEEDDLIANAARVGRHLTARLTRLQARAPITAVRGAGLYLGVEFGSEKGPAPDIAKALINGLRDHGILIGAAGRYGNVLKIRPPLCVTIADADRLVDTLEELLA, encoded by the coding sequence ATGACGCGGCCGAACGAGCAGCCGGAACGGCCGATCCTCGATCTCAACGCCTTCTCCGGCGCCACCGGCACGATGCTGCCGGATGTCGCCGCGCTGGTGGAGCGCCGCCGCCGTGCCTTCGGCTCCGGCTCGGTGCTGTTTTATGACGAGCCGCTGCGCATCCTGCGGGCGGAAGGCGCCACTATCCATGCGTCCGACGGGCGGGCCTATCTCGATTTCTACAACAATGTCCCGACCGTCGGGCATTGCCACCCCAAGGTGGTGGAAGCGGTGCGCGCGCAGATCGGCAGCTTCAACACCCATTCGCGCTATCTGTTCGATGTGGCGCATGATTACGCGGAAAAGCTGCTCGCCACCTTCCCGGCCGCGCTGAGCAATGTGGTGCTGACCTGCACGGGCAGCGAGAGCAACGACCTCGCCTTGCGCCTGGCCCGCAAGGTCAGCGGCGGCGAGGGCATCATCGTCACCCGCGCCGCCTATCACGGCAACACCGCCACCGTTACCGAGGTATCGCCCTCCTCCTACAAGACCGGCGCGCCGCCGCGCCATGTCCGCACGGTGCCCCCGCCCGACCCGGCGCTGTTCGGCAATGATGTGGCGCAGGGCTTCGCCGATGCGGTGAAGGCGGAGATCGCCGCGCTGAAGGCCGACGGCATCGGTTTCGCCGGATTGCTGGTCGACACCATCTTCTCCTCCGACGGCGTTTATGCCGACCCGCCGGGCTTCCTGAAGGCGGCGGTGGAGGTGGCGCGCGCCGCCGGTGGCCTGTTCATCGCCGATGAGGTACAGCCGGGCTTCGGGCGTACGGGGGCCGGCATGTGGGGCTTTTCCCGCCACGGGCTGGTGCCCGACATCGTCACCATGGGCAAGCCGATGGGCAATGGCTACCCTATGGCCGGCCTCGTCACCCGGCCGGAGATCCTTGACGCCTTCTGTGCCGATTTCGGCTATTTCAACACCTTCGCCGGCAGCCCGGCGGCCTGCGCGGCCGGGCTCGCCGTGCTGGAGGCGATCGAGGAGGACGACCTCATCGCCAATGCCGCGCGCGTCGGCCGGCACCTCACCGCGCGGCTGACACGGCTGCAGGCGCGCGCGCCCATCACCGCCGTGCGCGGGGCGGGGCTTTATCTCGGCGTCGAGTTCGGCAGCGAGAAGGGGCCGGCGCCGGACATCGCCAAGGCGCTGATCAACGGGCTGCGCGACCACGGCATCCTCATCGGCGCCGCCGGCCGCTATGGCAATGTGCTGAAGATCCGCCCGCCGCTCTGCGTGACCATCGCCGATGCCGACAGGCTGGTCGACACGCTGGAGGAACTTCTGGCCTGA
- a CDS encoding phosphotransferase enzyme family protein, producing MTQPLYDAAFLARLEHALRAALPRWGLSDATELRLLTISENATFRARDPASGRELVFRVHRPGYHSREEIDSELAWLTALGRAGVVATLTPVPQVDGGLIADLDEDGTSRHAVAFELLPGREPAEGDDLARWYRELGAINARLHLHARAWQRPEGFTRKRWDYDAMLGEVKLWGDWRAALGLTREGRAVLERTAAVLRALLDDYGTGEDRFGLVHADMRLANLLVEGDTLCVIDFDDCGFSWYLYDFASAISFSEHEPYIPALQAAWIEGYRTVAPLSDDDCAMLPVFIMLRRLLLTAWIASHAETPTAQALGEGYTHGTVDLARAFLATYDTPQERAVAGRAAS from the coding sequence ATGACCCAGCCGCTCTATGACGCCGCCTTCCTCGCCCGGCTCGAACACGCGCTGCGCGCCGCGCTGCCGCGCTGGGGCCTTTCCGACGCGACCGAATTGCGGCTGCTCACCATTTCCGAGAACGCCACCTTCCGCGCCCGCGACCCCGCCTCGGGGCGGGAACTGGTGTTCCGCGTGCACCGGCCGGGCTATCACAGCCGCGAGGAGATCGACTCCGAACTCGCCTGGCTCACCGCGCTGGGACGCGCGGGCGTGGTGGCGACGCTGACCCCCGTGCCGCAGGTCGACGGCGGGCTGATCGCCGATCTCGACGAGGACGGCACAAGCCGCCACGCCGTGGCGTTCGAACTGCTGCCGGGGCGCGAGCCGGCGGAAGGCGACGATCTCGCCCGCTGGTACCGCGAACTCGGCGCCATCAATGCCCGGCTGCACCTGCATGCGAGGGCCTGGCAGCGTCCCGAGGGCTTCACCCGCAAGCGCTGGGACTATGACGCCATGCTGGGCGAGGTGAAGCTGTGGGGCGACTGGCGCGCCGCGCTCGGCCTCACCCGCGAGGGCCGCGCCGTTCTGGAGCGCACCGCCGCGGTGCTGCGCGCCCTGCTGGACGATTACGGCACCGGGGAGGACCGTTTCGGCCTCGTCCATGCCGATATGCGCCTCGCCAATCTGCTGGTCGAGGGCGACACGCTCTGCGTGATCGACTTCGATGATTGCGGCTTCAGCTGGTACCTCTACGACTTCGCCTCCGCCATCAGCTTCAGCGAGCACGAGCCCTATATACCGGCGCTGCAGGCGGCGTGGATCGAGGGCTATCGCACGGTGGCGCCGCTCAGCGATGACGACTGCGCCATGCTGCCGGTGTTCATCATGCTGCGCCGGCTGCTGCTCACCGCCTGGATCGCCTCGCATGCCGAGACCCCGACCGCGCAGGCGCTGGGCGAAGGCTACACCCATGGCACGGTGGACCTCGCCCGCGCCTTTCTCGCCACCTATGACACGCCGCAGGAACGGGCCGTCGCCGGGAGGGCCGCATCATGA
- a CDS encoding DeoR/GlpR family DNA-binding transcription regulator: MNGAAPKDRDAPLARAERRAPRLDKAARQARILAEMRASASARVGDLATELNVSTETIRRDLFELGEKGLINRTYGGAVRPLASEPSVTERHGLMVAEREAIAAATVRLIEPKEVIAIGAGATTTHVARRMAAACRDLTVITHSFSVATVVSANPTIEVIMCPGRYNAREGMMVGVETGEFLQNYNVNRAILGISGITTDGLADAEPDAAYVYRAMMNRAAQTIIVSDHSKFDVPSLAIWARIPDIQHLVTDRAPEGAVARALGRSRVEITVAET, encoded by the coding sequence ATGAACGGCGCCGCACCGAAGGACAGGGACGCCCCCCTCGCACGGGCGGAGCGGCGGGCACCACGCCTCGACAAGGCGGCGCGGCAGGCGCGTATCCTCGCCGAGATGCGGGCCTCGGCCTCCGCGCGCGTCGGCGATCTCGCCACCGAGCTGAACGTCTCGACGGAGACCATCCGCCGCGACCTGTTCGAACTCGGCGAAAAGGGGCTGATCAACCGCACCTATGGCGGGGCGGTGCGGCCCCTGGCCTCCGAGCCCTCCGTCACCGAGCGGCACGGGCTGATGGTGGCCGAGCGCGAGGCCATCGCCGCCGCCACGGTGCGGCTGATCGAGCCGAAGGAGGTGATCGCCATCGGCGCCGGCGCCACCACCACCCATGTCGCCCGCCGCATGGCCGCCGCCTGCCGCGACCTCACCGTCATCACCCATTCCTTCTCGGTGGCGACGGTGGTCTCGGCCAACCCGACCATCGAGGTGATCATGTGCCCCGGCCGCTACAATGCGCGCGAGGGCATGATGGTGGGGGTGGAAACCGGCGAGTTCCTGCAGAATTACAATGTGAACCGCGCCATTCTCGGCATATCCGGCATCACCACGGACGGCCTCGCCGATGCCGAGCCGGATGCCGCCTATGTCTACCGCGCCATGATGAACCGGGCGGCGCAGACCATCATCGTCTCCGACCACAGCAAGTTCGACGTGCCATCGCTCGCCATCTGGGCCCGCATCCCTGATATCCAGCACCTCGTCACCGACCGCGCGCCCGAAGGCGCGGTGGCGCGGGCGCTGGGGCGGTCGCGGGTCGAGATCACCGTCGCCGAAACGTGA
- a CDS encoding ABC transporter permease: MGHRRTNAAIWAWTLFVLVAIYLPILCGALASFNKSRYFGFPIKIYATEWWQKTLDSIEIGMIVKTSITIALLVTVFSVVIATFGALAFARYEWKGRKLYQKLILLPIFFPQPVLGLAMLLGFNAVGIQTSWMTAVFAHMIWIVPVVTLVIAIQVYGFDPSLEEAAYDLGCSRIQVFREVTLPLLWPGIWSGMLFAFLLSWSNFPLSLYTTGADSTIPEWLYAKMVAGYTPMVPALGTMATLGAACLLLAGGLVGILLRRRAAT, encoded by the coding sequence ATGGGCCACAGGCGCACCAATGCCGCGATCTGGGCGTGGACCCTGTTCGTCCTCGTCGCGATCTATCTGCCGATCCTCTGCGGCGCGCTGGCGAGCTTCAACAAGAGCCGGTATTTCGGCTTCCCGATCAAGATCTACGCCACCGAATGGTGGCAGAAGACGCTGGATTCGATCGAGATCGGCATGATCGTGAAGACCTCGATCACGATCGCGCTGCTGGTGACGGTGTTCTCCGTCGTCATCGCCACCTTCGGCGCGCTGGCCTTCGCCCGCTATGAGTGGAAGGGGCGCAAGCTCTACCAGAAGCTGATCCTGCTGCCGATCTTCTTCCCCCAGCCGGTGCTCGGCCTCGCCATGCTGCTCGGCTTCAACGCCGTGGGCATCCAGACAAGCTGGATGACGGCGGTGTTCGCGCACATGATCTGGATCGTGCCCGTGGTGACGCTGGTCATCGCCATCCAGGTCTATGGCTTCGACCCCTCGCTGGAAGAGGCGGCCTATGATCTCGGCTGCTCGCGCATCCAGGTGTTCCGCGAGGTGACGCTGCCGCTGCTGTGGCCGGGCATCTGGTCCGGCATGCTGTTCGCCTTCCTGCTGTCCTGGAGCAATTTCCCGCTCTCGCTCTACACAACGGGTGCCGACTCGACGATTCCCGAATGGCTCTACGCCAAGATGGTGGCCGGCTATACGCCGATGGTGCCGGCGCTCGGCACCATGGCGACGCTGGGCGCGGCTTGCCTGCTGCTGGCGGGCGGGCTGGTCGGCATCCTGCTGCGGCGGCGGGCGGCGACATGA
- a CDS encoding ABC transporter permease translates to MADLALAPAPGATAESARQLRHARMLSVGARCALPVAILLGIGFLAPLVAIFGYAFATPRSFDVFTSFTLANFATLFDPSNTVWLSFLWSCGLALLTVAILAVIAYPIAYGLNMVFGRWSALISVLFVFPLFVSENVRLYGWVLFFIKNGVLDGTLKWLGLSGGPEVLYTPGITLFGMVYTYLPFMLFPMTLGLALVPRDLVDAARDLGAGRLFIWREIELPLAMPGILIGMLLTFVLAIGATAEAKILGGQSIIVISHDIEIAFTYSQNWPLGSALAVVVTFFIGALTLFALSKLDLDRMLGRR, encoded by the coding sequence ATGGCCGATCTCGCCCTCGCCCCCGCACCGGGGGCCACCGCCGAAAGCGCCCGCCAGTTGCGCCATGCGCGGATGCTGTCGGTGGGCGCGCGCTGTGCGCTCCCGGTCGCCATCCTGCTCGGCATCGGCTTTCTCGCGCCGCTGGTGGCGATCTTCGGCTATGCCTTCGCCACGCCGCGCAGCTTCGACGTGTTCACCAGCTTCACCCTGGCGAATTTCGCCACGCTGTTCGACCCCAGCAATACGGTGTGGCTGTCCTTCCTGTGGTCCTGCGGGCTGGCGCTGCTCACCGTGGCGATCCTCGCCGTCATCGCCTACCCCATCGCCTATGGGCTCAACATGGTTTTCGGCCGCTGGTCGGCGCTGATCAGCGTGCTGTTCGTGTTCCCGCTCTTCGTCTCGGAGAATGTGCGGCTCTATGGCTGGGTGTTGTTCTTCATCAAGAATGGCGTGCTCGACGGCACTCTGAAATGGCTCGGCCTCTCCGGCGGGCCGGAAGTGCTGTACACGCCGGGCATCACCCTGTTTGGCATGGTCTATACCTATCTGCCCTTCATGCTGTTTCCGATGACGCTCGGCCTTGCCCTGGTGCCGCGCGACCTCGTCGATGCGGCACGGGACCTCGGCGCCGGCCGGCTGTTCATCTGGCGCGAGATCGAATTGCCGCTGGCCATGCCGGGAATCCTGATCGGCATGCTGCTCACCTTCGTGCTCGCCATCGGCGCCACGGCGGAGGCGAAGATCCTCGGCGGCCAGTCGATCATCGTCATCTCGCACGACATCGAAATCGCCTTCACCTATTCGCAGAACTGGCCGCTCGGCTCGGCGCTGGCGGTGGTCGTCACCTTCTTCATCGGTGCGCTGACCCTGTTCGCTCTGTCGAAGCTCGATCTCGACCGCATGCTGGGGAGGCGCTGA
- a CDS encoding ABC transporter ATP-binding protein, translating into MLQTLPADALSAELPKPILQLVGIRKTFGAFTAVENIDLDVREGEFLTIVGPSGSGKTTLLRMLAGMDTPSEGNITLHGKLINDVPPNKRPTCLVFQSLALFPHKSVGENIAFPLKVKGVDAAARKARALELMRIVRLPESYFDKNVMKCSGGERQRVALARALAYDPEVLFFDEPLSAIDYKLKKTLEKELKDLHRETGKTFIYITHSLEEAMVMSDRIGVMRAGRLVQVGTPEEIYGAPVDRFVCEFVGEVNTLKVTRGPDGGWQGVDVPGTFTLAPPRSGADLKDAFVVVRPEFMRILGPGETADNRLEGVVYNEYSLGSRIQYQVRVGPKVMLVELSRGRALPASLDRQVTLGWDAADAFTLEG; encoded by the coding sequence ATGCTCCAGACCCTGCCGGCCGACGCCCTGAGCGCCGAACTGCCGAAGCCGATCCTCCAACTGGTCGGCATCCGCAAGACCTTCGGCGCCTTCACCGCCGTCGAGAACATCGACCTCGACGTGCGCGAGGGCGAGTTCCTCACCATTGTCGGCCCCTCCGGCTCAGGCAAGACCACGCTGCTGCGCATGCTCGCCGGCATGGACACGCCGAGCGAGGGCAACATCACCCTGCACGGCAAGCTCATCAACGACGTGCCGCCGAACAAGCGGCCGACCTGCCTCGTCTTCCAGTCGCTGGCGCTGTTCCCGCACAAGAGCGTGGGCGAGAACATCGCCTTTCCGCTCAAGGTGAAGGGCGTGGATGCGGCCGCCCGCAAGGCGCGGGCGCTGGAGCTGATGCGCATCGTCCGCCTGCCGGAAAGCTATTTCGACAAGAACGTGATGAAGTGTTCGGGCGGCGAGCGCCAGCGCGTGGCGCTGGCCCGGGCGCTGGCCTATGACCCGGAAGTGCTGTTCTTCGACGAGCCGCTCTCGGCCATCGACTACAAGCTGAAGAAGACGCTGGAGAAGGAGCTGAAGGATCTGCACCGGGAAACCGGCAAGACCTTCATCTACATCACCCATTCGCTGGAAGAGGCGATGGTGATGAGCGACCGCATCGGCGTGATGCGCGCCGGCCGGCTGGTGCAGGTGGGCACGCCGGAGGAAATCTATGGCGCGCCGGTCGACCGTTTCGTCTGCGAGTTCGTCGGCGAGGTGAACACGCTGAAGGTGACGCGCGGGCCGGACGGTGGCTGGCAGGGCGTCGACGTTCCGGGCACCTTCACCCTCGCCCCGCCGCGCAGCGGTGCCGATCTCAAGGACGCCTTCGTGGTGGTGCGTCCCGAATTCATGCGGATTCTGGGCCCCGGCGAGACCGCCGACAACCGGCTGGAAGGCGTGGTCTATAACGAATACTCGCTCGGCTCGCGCATCCAATATCAGGTGCGCGTAGGACCCAAGGTCATGCTGGTGGAATTGTCGCGCGGGCGCGCTTTGCCCGCCAGCCTCGACCGCCAGGTGACACTCGGCTGGGACGCCGCCGACGCCTTCACGCTGGAGGGCTGA
- a CDS encoding PotD/PotF family extracellular solute-binding protein, with product MAQISRRSLLKGMGAGLGALAAAGPLFNANKAFAAREKELNILCWEGYNSAQVLDPFRSKTGATVKAESLTNDPTMINRLRAGEINTWDLINVNNPWARKVMLPEKLIKPLPKAEFEPYFDKMLPMFKPPYKWAMSDSGTELIGMAQRFGPYSYVVNTDKISRKTAEDTGWDLFNDPALAGKYGILESDDWNVFNIFIIAGIDPFKTHTPDEFATFEETAKRVFKGAKLIGDIASMNQALISGEIDLHMTGGTYSVSPARADGHPNLRGITPLKGPLPGGKGGIAWIEITSTVNNPNLSPLALEFLKYVQAPDIAHTVAFAEGTFNPVAQMGSKACFDLFTKDELDAIQWDSLDEEMARSVEYDIVPDYDKALDLMNAAKRLRG from the coding sequence ATGGCGCAGATTTCGAGACGGTCGCTACTGAAAGGCATGGGCGCGGGGCTTGGCGCGCTCGCCGCCGCCGGCCCGCTGTTCAACGCCAACAAGGCGTTCGCGGCGCGGGAGAAGGAGCTGAACATCCTGTGCTGGGAGGGCTACAACTCCGCCCAGGTGCTCGACCCGTTCCGCTCCAAGACCGGGGCGACGGTGAAGGCGGAAAGCCTGACCAACGACCCCACCATGATCAACCGGCTGCGCGCCGGCGAGATCAACACCTGGGACCTGATCAACGTCAACAATCCCTGGGCACGCAAGGTGATGCTGCCCGAAAAGCTGATCAAGCCGCTGCCCAAGGCCGAGTTCGAGCCCTATTTCGACAAGATGCTGCCGATGTTCAAGCCGCCCTATAAATGGGCGATGAGCGACAGCGGCACCGAGCTGATCGGCATGGCCCAGCGCTTCGGGCCGTATAGCTATGTCGTCAACACCGACAAGATCTCGCGCAAGACGGCGGAAGACACCGGCTGGGACCTGTTCAACGACCCCGCGCTGGCCGGCAAATACGGCATTCTCGAATCCGACGACTGGAACGTCTTCAACATCTTCATCATCGCCGGCATCGACCCGTTCAAGACCCACACGCCGGACGAGTTCGCCACGTTCGAGGAAACCGCCAAGCGCGTCTTCAAGGGCGCCAAGCTGATCGGCGACATCGCCTCGATGAACCAGGCGCTGATCTCCGGCGAGATCGACCTGCACATGACCGGCGGCACCTATTCCGTCTCCCCCGCCCGCGCCGACGGCCACCCGAACCTGCGCGGCATCACCCCGCTGAAGGGCCCGCTGCCCGGCGGCAAGGGCGGCATCGCCTGGATCGAGATCACCTCGACGGTGAACAACCCGAACCTGTCGCCGCTGGCGCTCGAGTTCCTGAAATATGTGCAGGCGCCGGACATCGCCCACACCGTCGCCTTCGCCGAGGGCACGTTCAACCCGGTGGCGCAGATGGGCAGCAAGGCGTGCTTCGACCTGTTCACCAAGGACGAGCTCGACGCCATCCAGTGGGACAGCCTGGACGAGGAAATGGCGCGCTCGGTCGAGTACGACATCGTGCCGGATTACGACAAGGCGCTCGACCTGATGAACGCCGCCAAGCGCCTGCGCGGCTGA